The Shewanella halotolerans region AGCCTGGCGGCCGCCTCATCGGGTACGGTTATTCCCTTTGTGCTCAAGCAGATGCGTATAGACCCTGCGGTGGCGGGCTCGGTGATCCTCACCACGGTCACAGACGTGGTGGGCTTCTTCATCTTCCTCGGCCTGGGTAGCCTGCTCCTCCTGAGCTAGCCCTAGACTTGGCGTTGATATGAGTCGAGGCATGTGGCGTAACACAAGACGGCGCGGCGAAACCTGACATAGGTAAGGTTAATAGGCTCGATTCTGTGGTAAAACACCCGGCATTCGAAAACGGTGGGCAGGATAAAACCTGCCCATCTGGTTAAACAAGATATGGAACCGATGAAAGCATTGTTTCAAAAGTGGCCCTTTCCCCCGGCTCAGGCGATCTTCTTTGTCGCCGGTGCCCTCTGCCTGACACCGGTGATCTCATCGCCCATCGCCCTGGTAATAGGCTTCACCCTGGCCAGCCTAGGTTTGGTGCCCCACAATCTGGATATCGGCGCCCTGACCAAGAAGCTGCTGGCTTACGCCATTATCGGCCTGGGCTTCGGTATTCAGCTCGACGCCGCCATCAGCGCCAGCAGCCAAAATATCGGGCTTATCTTAGGCTCTATCGTCTTCACCCTGCTGCTGGGGACGGCCCTGGGCAGGCTGCTCAGAGTCGATGCCAAGCTGAGCCATATGATCGCCTCGGGCACCGCCATCTGTGGCGGCAGCGCCATCGCCGCCGTGGCCCCGGCCATCAAGGCAGACAGCCAGGACACGGCCATAGCGTTGGCGACCGTGTTCGTGCTCAACTCCATCGCCCTGTTTCTGTTTCCGGCCCTTGGGCATCTGCTGCAGCT contains the following coding sequences:
- a CDS encoding YeiH family protein, encoding MKALFQKWPFPPAQAIFFVAGALCLTPVISSPIALVIGFTLASLGLVPHNLDIGALTKKLLAYAIIGLGFGIQLDAAISASSQNIGLILGSIVFTLLLGTALGRLLRVDAKLSHMIASGTAICGGSAIAAVAPAIKADSQDTAIALATVFVLNSIALFLFPALGHLLQLSQYHFGVWSAIAIHDTSSVVGAASAYGDEALRTATTLKLARALWIVPVALVSAMAFGGNRRKVAVPFFILFYCLAILLAHLVPQGQVLYDGIFALSKRVLVLCLFMIGAGITIGKMRQAGMRPMALGLLLWLIIGAGSLLYIVNFS